DNA from Nitrospina gracilis Nb-211:
CAGGGTTTGCAAGGCCGGCTGGGCGAGGAGATCAAGGAGCGCATTGCGAGTCTGGAAAACGCCAGGGCCAACCTGGAAAGCCAACTCGATAAAAGCAAATCCAATGAGGCGCAACTGAAGGCCGCTCAAAAGGAACTTGAAGAAAAGTTAAAGACCCGTTCACAAGAAGTGGAGCAGACCCAGAAGCTTCTGGAAAAAGAAAAGCAGGGCAAGCAACAACTGGAAGCAGAACTGGAAGCATCCCGGGAAAACAGAAGGAAGGGAGAACATACGGAAGATCAAATCAAAGCCTTGCAGACCAGGTTGGAAGAAGAGACCAGGGCCAAAGAGGAACTTGAAGTCCAATTGGCACAAGTGGAACAGTCCGCCAGCAAGGAATTGACCGCAAAAATGGAGGATCTGGAAAAACTCCGTCAGGAACTCGAGGATGCAAAGCAGTTCAAGCAAGAGCTCCAAAACAAATCTCCGGGCGAGATCAAAACAGCCTTCACCGCCAATCTGGAAAAACAGCTTTCCAACAAATCATTCGAGTTACAGAAAGTACAGGCCAAATTGGAAAACGAACTACAGGCAAAAGAAAAATTCAGTGAAAAGGTAAAGCGGGAGCAAACCGCCTTGGAAAAGAAGCTGGCGGAAAAAGAAGCTCAGATCGAAGAACTGAAAGCCCGAATGGACTCACAGGAAAAACCCGCCAGCGAACACGAGTACAAAGCCTCCCGGTCCCGGACCAAAGAAAAGGTAGAAGAGGGAAAAGCAGGTCATTCTTCGGAAAAAGAGGAGAATGCCAATTCCTTAAAGGACCAGATAGAAGAATTGAAACTCCTTTTGGAAGAAAAAACCGAACAGTTGCAGGACCTCCAAAACGAATACCAAATTTTCAGGGAAAGCGCTCCTGCAGCGGAGGAACTGGAATCGACTCAGGCCCTCGTCGATGCCAAGGACCTGGAAATCCAGAAAATCAAGGAAACCCTGGATGAGGCCCACATCGCCAAAAACTGGGTGGAAACCGAATTGTCCATACTCACCAAGGACCTGGAGAAGCACAAAGAGAACCTGGAGGTGTTGGAAGCATCCCGTTCTTTAATGGAATCGGAAATTGAAGAGCTTCGAGAATACCAGCAACAGCTCGAAGAGAAAAAACAGGAATACGAAGAGCTGGAACGTAACATGGGCAATCTGGAGACGGCGAACCAGCAGATGCTCAGCGACCTCGATGAAAAAGATCAGCTTATCGATGACCTCAGGAAACAAACTCAAAAGTTGGACAAGGTGGACCTCCCAATGTTCACCATCAATACAAAGGGAATCATCATGTCCTGGAATCAGGGTGCCCAGGACCTGACCGGATACTTCGAGGAAGCGGCGCAGGGGCAACCGCTGAGCTTTCTGTTCATGGAAGGCAAGGATGTTGACTTACAACGCGACGTGCTGGGCCCACTTCAGGAGAAAGGGTCTGTGACTCTCATATTGCCTCTCTCCTTCGGAACAGATCATCAGGACCACTGCAAAAAAGGCCTCATCAGCCTCGCCCTTTTCAAAAATGAGGATGACGCCAGCGAAGCCATCGGGATTATTTTGGACATTTCCCACGACCATAGAGCGGAAGAAGAACTCCAACAGGCTAAAGCCGAGGCCGCGGAGAAATTACAACAGGTGCTACAAAACTCCGAACAGGAATTGGAGACCATCAAAGGTTATTACGACTCGGTTCTCAAGAAATCCGGGCTGATCCCCATCACCCTTTCTACGGACTTCGAAATCCTCGCATTCGGCCCGGAGGCCGAAACTCACCTTGGGTGGAGTAAAGACACAACTTCAAACCGCAATTTCTTTGAGCAGGTGACGCCGGAGAACGATAGGAAAGCAATCGAAACCGCCGCCAGAGAAAACCTTCCGAAACGGGGTGTGCATCAATTTGAAAGCTCCACGGACATAGGTGGCTCCAAGAGACGGACCATGTTGTGGCATCTGATCCAGGATGAAGGCCTCAATGTGGAGTCCTCATCCATCATTGCGGTCGGACAGGATATCCATGAATTACGGGAGAAGGAGAGCGATATCAAGCAACGCGAGGCGCTTCTTTCGTCCATCATCGACCAGGCGGTCGACGGCTTTGTCACCATCGACGAAAGCGGGATCATTCAATCGTTTAACAGCACCGCGGAAACCATGTTCGGGTATTCCAGCACGGATGTCATGGGCCACAACGTGAGCATCCTCATGCCCGAGCCGTACCGGAGCGAGCATGGCAATTACCTTTCCCGTTACATGCAAACGGGAAAGGCCAACCTGGTCGGCAAGGAACCACGCGAATTCATGGCGCAACGCAAGGATGGATCGACCTTCCCCATCGAAATCGCTGTCCGCGAAATCTACCAGGGCTACCGGCGCATGTTTGTCGGCATCATTCACGACGTCCGAAAACGCAAAGAGTTTGAAATCGCATCGAAGGAAAACGAAGAAAGGTTCCGCAAGCTCATGGAAGCGGAGGCGGATGCCATTTTCGTCGTCAGTCTGGAGGACCAGAAAATTCTGGATGGGAACGAAGCCGCGTCCAAACTATTCGGGTACAGCCGTGGTGAGCTGGACAAACTGAAATATCACGATCTCGTGGTCAATGGCTCCGTGCCGGACCTTCCGGAAAACATGCAGGGAGGCACACTGGGACTGGGCCCGCGCAAAAAGAGAAACCTGGCCCATTTCAACAAAAAGGATGGAACCGTATTTTCCGCCCAGGTGGTCACCAGCACTTTCATCTTTCAAAACGAAAAACTGAGCCTGAACATCATCCGCGATGTCACTCCGCAAATCCGCGCGGAGGAAACCATCCAGGAAAGCGAGCGGCATCTGCGCGACATCCTCAACCAGGCGTCCCTGCCAATTTACATAAAAGATATGGCGGGACGTTATCTGCTCGCAAATGCCGCGTTTCAAAAACTGTTCAACGTGCACCGGGACCAGTTGCTTGGCAAGACCGACCATGAAATTTTCCCCGCAGACATCGCAGACATCCTGGCCAAAACCGACCGGAAGGCGCTGGAGAAAAGTGAGAACGTGGAAACCAATGAGTCCATCCTTCATGATGACGGAATCCATAATTACTCTATGATCAAGCACCCCATGCGCAATTCTTCCGGCGTGCTTTACGGCGTCTGTGGTGTGTTGAATGACAACACCACACGCAACCGCCTGGAATCGGAACTGGCGCGGATGAAGGTCGAGTTTCAGGAGCGCCTGGACCACTACCTGCAAGCCATGACGCAGCACCACGAAAAACAGGTCGCGTCGGAGCGCACCGCCGCCGCCACGAAAGTGATCACCGGCCTGGCCGGGCAGATCAGCAATCCCATTCACGGCATCCAGAATATTCTGGAACAGTTGACCGAGCGCGTGGCCATGGAGGAAATCCACAAAGGCCTCATGATGGTGGCCCTCAACGAATGCCAACGTATCGCCGACCTCAGCGACCGGTTGCAACGATGCGAAATCCCGTCTTTGGTCGATGCGGAAGCGATTGATCTGAATTCTTTACTGAAGGAGATCATGCAGGAACCGCACATAAAACCCAAAGACGGTTCCATACGTTTTGAGGAACAGTATTTTCCAAACCTGCCCCAGGTTCCAGGCAATCACGCGCAATTGAAACTGGCCTTCGAGCACCTCCTGCAAAATGCCGTCGAAGCCAATGCCGGGCAGGCGGGAAAGATCGTGCTCGCCACCGAACAGGCGGACGACAAAATCAAAGTTCACATCCACGACACCGGGTGCGGCATTCCGGAAGAAATCCGTGACCGCATCTTCGACCCTTTCTTCACCACAAAGAAAGCCAGCAAACGCGCTGGACTTGGCCTGATGATGGTGCTGGGAGTGGTCAAGAACCACGGCGGAGACATCGACGTCCGCAGTGAAACGGGAAAAGGAACGACCGTCACCCTGACTTTTCCCCTCCACCCAAAATAACCGCTCATCAAAAAAAATCCCCCGCCGGCTTCAACCGGCGGGGGATTCATTTATTGAGTTCACGCACAAACCCGCAAAAGACAGCCCTCAACTCCTTTCGGCAAAACAGAGCCAAAAAAACAGGAGGGGGGGAATCGCCTTCAGTTCAGGCAAATACCGCGAAAGCGGTTGCGGTTCATGTGGGACTGGATGACCCGCAGGACAGGCGAAGGCACCTGCTGGGGTGCGGGACTGGATAAACCATCCCGAATTTTCAGGGATTCCGCCAAAGTCAGCGGCTTAGCCCAAAAAGCTTTATCCCATAAGGGTTTTGGTGATTTCGCGTTCATGAGTTTCAAGAAAACAGGTTGAGAATCGGTCCAAATTCTTTAGGTTTAGATTCAAAAAATAACCGTTTGTTTCGCCCAAATCAAGCCTTTCGATAAAATTTTTGGGCCCTCCCCTTTGGTTCCCCGTCCCGCGGATTATCCCCTCTCAAGATTAAAATTTTTTAATATTGCTTTAACCCTTATTTAATTCTCAATCCTTATCATAACAATAGAAAAAAGGGGGGACTTCTTCTTCCGTCCCAATCAAAACCATCATCAACCCGGTAATCGCCGGTGGCATTCTCACCGGAAAAAATAAATCAGGCTCCGCCCACCCTAGCTGAAGGAGGTAATCATGTTGTATCCGGTTAAAGTCTTCGGTCGTAACGGAAAATTGAAAAGAGAGGTGCCCACCCAGACCCTCAGCAAAAAATACTGGGAAAGCTTTTTCGACCCGGAAAAGAAAAACCTCCAGATCAAGCCGAAAGACATCAATCGCAAACTGCTGAACGAAATGTACGGTGGGCTGGAATACGAAGACCACTTTTACAGCGAAGATTGATTTTATCCCGAGTCCGTATCCTGCCAAGGACAGGACTCACTCCTCCCC
Protein-coding regions in this window:
- a CDS encoding PAS domain S-box protein — translated: MSKKNEQIAAQVGITLIVALVLLIVWEYFLKQILFETLLAQTAVPSSFQRWEFIVACLVIVGLSLIIPMRKVRHLLGEIRTVEESLSGEKTLSRIFFNVDNSILIVLDTANQIMQVNKKALKFLGYREEDLLGKDWMTFLIRNKEREALRREFIAFANDPARQFKTFITPVHDKSNKEHRVEWQAAMLKDERDQVYGTIVSGQDVTAQGTLTKEIEVLKTKYEPQIKKLTKELNENKQKYHQEAIKTAHAKARFKFWFDLEKNLLSLKPQDATNSEFINSKLKQVLEDYGTLCDADHGFVNLISEDGETMTNTHIWVSDEPGMEPDPDPIKLSSLPWLKQKLNKKEVLHISKVDELPQEAEKEKKYFKSQGVKSITIVPLTSDNSILGCMGFETIHNFKSWDRDEIEILKIIARQMANILNPSQANSTGDPASSKFSNLGMDWEEDGLDLEFDDSLQDDAIQGLQGRLGEEIKERIASLENARANLESQLDKSKSNEAQLKAAQKELEEKLKTRSQEVEQTQKLLEKEKQGKQQLEAELEASRENRRKGEHTEDQIKALQTRLEEETRAKEELEVQLAQVEQSASKELTAKMEDLEKLRQELEDAKQFKQELQNKSPGEIKTAFTANLEKQLSNKSFELQKVQAKLENELQAKEKFSEKVKREQTALEKKLAEKEAQIEELKARMDSQEKPASEHEYKASRSRTKEKVEEGKAGHSSEKEENANSLKDQIEELKLLLEEKTEQLQDLQNEYQIFRESAPAAEELESTQALVDAKDLEIQKIKETLDEAHIAKNWVETELSILTKDLEKHKENLEVLEASRSLMESEIEELREYQQQLEEKKQEYEELERNMGNLETANQQMLSDLDEKDQLIDDLRKQTQKLDKVDLPMFTINTKGIIMSWNQGAQDLTGYFEEAAQGQPLSFLFMEGKDVDLQRDVLGPLQEKGSVTLILPLSFGTDHQDHCKKGLISLALFKNEDDASEAIGIILDISHDHRAEEELQQAKAEAAEKLQQVLQNSEQELETIKGYYDSVLKKSGLIPITLSTDFEILAFGPEAETHLGWSKDTTSNRNFFEQVTPENDRKAIETAARENLPKRGVHQFESSTDIGGSKRRTMLWHLIQDEGLNVESSSIIAVGQDIHELREKESDIKQREALLSSIIDQAVDGFVTIDESGIIQSFNSTAETMFGYSSTDVMGHNVSILMPEPYRSEHGNYLSRYMQTGKANLVGKEPREFMAQRKDGSTFPIEIAVREIYQGYRRMFVGIIHDVRKRKEFEIASKENEERFRKLMEAEADAIFVVSLEDQKILDGNEAASKLFGYSRGELDKLKYHDLVVNGSVPDLPENMQGGTLGLGPRKKRNLAHFNKKDGTVFSAQVVTSTFIFQNEKLSLNIIRDVTPQIRAEETIQESERHLRDILNQASLPIYIKDMAGRYLLANAAFQKLFNVHRDQLLGKTDHEIFPADIADILAKTDRKALEKSENVETNESILHDDGIHNYSMIKHPMRNSSGVLYGVCGVLNDNTTRNRLESELARMKVEFQERLDHYLQAMTQHHEKQVASERTAAATKVITGLAGQISNPIHGIQNILEQLTERVAMEEIHKGLMMVALNECQRIADLSDRLQRCEIPSLVDAEAIDLNSLLKEIMQEPHIKPKDGSIRFEEQYFPNLPQVPGNHAQLKLAFEHLLQNAVEANAGQAGKIVLATEQADDKIKVHIHDTGCGIPEEIRDRIFDPFFTTKKASKRAGLGLMMVLGVVKNHGGDIDVRSETGKGTTVTLTFPLHPK